Proteins encoded within one genomic window of Rhinolophus sinicus isolate RSC01 linkage group LG05, ASM3656204v1, whole genome shotgun sequence:
- the LOC109437619 gene encoding LOW QUALITY PROTEIN: uncharacterized protein C11orf24 (The sequence of the model RefSeq protein was modified relative to this genomic sequence to represent the inferred CDS: inserted 1 base in 1 codon; substituted 1 base at 1 genomic stop codon): protein MHPSRSASAAELPHPATHICQVVFQDPRYLLLKQTQDNLVNKSASRETTXSVSNKMSEKMTTATPSPVTLAKGTPVANPSSHAVTPGRTHRTDLGPSANAAGPPGHIASRVPMPPTPMSAQPTLSSTAALSSPSTQVPSSSTLARAAPLTTLATSTQTDAAATANASSPTGAWSPSKHTSGHSTASPMPPTSPQIPNMSTXGPTIQVSTARPVADPASRPTPCLVNTIPEPIPPSVASVPTVMTTTKTQAEEPAATTVPAPVPHNSPTLGVGATSPITLPSPFPSPQGPTGLGTPQTQEQVQSAATGGTASTKPTPESSGDTKMPATDSCQFSTQGQYLVVTTKPLTMFSVNKNSFLVVLLLQATLFFTGVGPFPSFHFPSETKPSASKFFGAI from the exons ATGCACCCTTCCAGGTCTGCCTCAGCTGCAGAGCTGCCTCACCCGGCGACCCACATCTG CCAAGTAGTATTCCAGGATCCAAGGTACTTACTCCTCAAACAGACACAGGATAATTTAGTCAACAAAAGCGCATCCAGAGAAACAA AAAGCGTCTCTAATAAGATGTCTGAAAAAATGACAACGGCTACACCCTCTCCTGTCACATTGGCCAAAGGGACTCCAGTAGCCAATCCCAGCTCTCATGCAGTCACACCAGGAAGAACACACAGGACAGACCTGGGCCCTTCAGCAAATGCGGCAGGTCCCCCTGGCCACATTGCCTCCAGGGTGCCCATGCCACCCACCCCGATGTCCGCACAGCCTACTCTGTCCTCCACCGCTGCTCTGAGCTCACCCAGCACACAGGTGCCCAGCAGCAGCACATTGGCAAGAGCAGCACCTCTGACAACGCTGGCCACGAGCACACAAACAGATGCTGCCGCCACGGCAAATGCAAGCAGCCCCACGGGCGCATGGAGCCCTTCCAAGCACACATCTGGCCACTCCACAGCCAGCCCCATGCCCCCTACAAGTCCCCAAATACCTAACATGTCCACATAAGGCCCCACTATCCAGGTGTCCACGGCCAGGCCTGTGGCAGACCCAGCAAGTAGGCCCACACCCTGCCTGGTGAACACAATCCCAGAGCCTATCCCTCCCTCCGTGGCTTCCGTGCCAACAGTGATGACCACCACCAAGACACAAGCTGAGGAGCCAGCTGCCACCACAGTGCCAGCTCCTGTGCCTCACAACAGCCCGACCCTTGGGGTGGGGGCCACGTCCCCCATAACACTGCCAAGCCCCTTTCCATCTCCCCAGGGCCCCACGGGGCTAGGCACGCCCCAGACACAGGAACAGGTCCAGTCTGCAGCCACAGGTGGTACCGCTTCCACCAAGCCAACACCAGAGAGCTCAGGCGACACTAAGATGCCAGCCACGGACTCATGCCAGTTCAGCACCCAAGGCCAGTACCTGGTGGTCACCACCAAGCCCCTTACCATGTTCTCGGTGAACAAAAATTCATTCCTGGTGGTGCTCCTGCTTCAGGCGACTCTTTTCTTCACAGGCGTTGGGCCCTTCCCCTCCTTCCATTTTCCCTCTGAGACCAAACCAAGTGCTTCCAAGTTTTTTGGTGCAATATAG